One window of Methanothermobacter thermautotrophicus genomic DNA carries:
- a CDS encoding DUF11 domain-containing protein, protein MVFYITVTNLGPDTATVVRTVDTMSPGLVYQSHSASAGIYFPEFNVWTVDSLAPGASETLNLTVLVNATGEMVNTVSVTSNEYDPDMTNNHAAGALNAAALADIAVQKTVLVTPINNGQVTNFTVTVTNNGPNDATGVAVTDILPAGLSLLSHSASQGTFAGGVWTVGNLANGASATLMLEVIANAAAIFTNYVNASADQYDPLISNNNATALLTVNPSSDISITKTVSNSTPNFGDQITFFVRVTNNGPDDATGVTVTEILPSGLVHQSHAISQGICYPLACIWIVGDLAGGASATLNFTVLVNTTGELINRVQAVGDQFDPYPENNTANVTVDIPEAAYLVIDKVANATVLNFNDTVSFVVSVTNMGPDDSVGVVVNDLLPSGLAYITHGATQGTYNATTGVWTVGDLARGVTAALEIIARVVVSNTTVTNIANVTAETYNPNPDRDANATVTANPRAELNITKKADRRAVRVGQNVKFTLTVTNSGPDTALNTTVVDRLPDSMRYVSSSATVGSYNPVTGVWMIGDLPAGSTAVLEIVAQMIRRGTFINVATVSSGSSSTGNNTTEVEIEVTEPSPGPGPSPGKVPMQPTGVPVAALMAGLMLLAAGSAMSRRR, encoded by the coding sequence GTGGTGTTCTACATAACGGTAACGAACCTTGGACCGGACACCGCCACGGTTGTGAGGACAGTTGATACAATGTCACCGGGTCTCGTCTACCAGTCCCACAGCGCATCTGCAGGTATCTACTTCCCAGAGTTCAATGTCTGGACGGTTGATTCCCTTGCACCCGGCGCATCAGAGACACTGAACCTCACCGTCCTGGTCAATGCCACTGGTGAGATGGTAAACACGGTTTCAGTCACCAGCAATGAGTATGACCCTGACATGACAAACAACCATGCTGCAGGGGCCTTAAATGCAGCTGCCCTGGCAGATATCGCAGTACAGAAGACGGTCCTGGTAACACCCATCAACAATGGACAGGTCACCAACTTCACGGTTACAGTCACCAACAATGGACCTAACGATGCGACAGGCGTCGCTGTAACAGATATTCTGCCAGCAGGACTCTCACTGCTCAGTCACAGTGCCTCACAGGGAACATTTGCAGGCGGAGTCTGGACTGTGGGTAACCTTGCAAATGGCGCATCAGCAACCCTGATGCTTGAGGTAATTGCCAATGCTGCTGCAATATTCACGAATTATGTGAATGCATCAGCTGACCAGTACGATCCACTGATCTCAAACAACAATGCAACAGCCCTACTCACTGTGAACCCATCATCAGACATATCAATCACAAAGACGGTGTCAAACAGCACACCGAACTTCGGTGACCAGATAACCTTCTTCGTGAGGGTTACAAACAATGGACCCGACGATGCGACGGGGGTTACGGTGACAGAAATACTGCCATCTGGACTGGTACACCAGTCACATGCGATTTCACAGGGTATATGCTATCCTCTTGCGTGCATATGGATAGTTGGAGACCTTGCAGGTGGCGCATCAGCAACCCTCAACTTCACGGTACTCGTGAACACCACCGGTGAACTGATAAACAGGGTGCAGGCAGTCGGGGACCAGTTCGACCCCTACCCTGAAAACAACACTGCGAACGTCACAGTAGACATTCCGGAGGCTGCCTATCTTGTGATAGATAAGGTGGCTAATGCGACGGTGCTTAACTTCAATGATACTGTGAGTTTCGTGGTTTCAGTCACGAATATGGGTCCTGATGATTCTGTGGGTGTTGTTGTTAATGACCTGTTACCATCAGGTCTTGCATACATCACTCACGGTGCTACACAGGGAACTTACAACGCCACAACAGGTGTCTGGACTGTTGGGGACCTTGCCAGGGGTGTTACAGCGGCTCTTGAGATTATTGCCCGGGTCGTTGTGAGTAACACTACTGTGACCAACATTGCTAATGTCACGGCTGAGACCTACAACCCGAACCCTGATAGGGACGCAAATGCCACCGTCACAGCCAATCCACGGGCCGAGCTTAACATAACTAAGAAGGCTGATAGACGGGCTGTACGTGTCGGACAGAACGTTAAATTCACATTAACAGTGACAAACAGTGGCCCTGACACTGCACTCAACACGACAGTCGTTGACAGGCTACCCGATTCAATGAGGTATGTTTCATCCAGTGCTACGGTTGGTTCATACAACCCGGTAACCGGCGTCTGGATGATAGGTGACCTGCCAGCGGGTTCAACAGCGGTCCTTGAAATAGTGGCCCAGATGATAAGGCGCGGCACATTCATCAACGTGGCAACGGTGAGCTCAGGCTCATCAAGCACAGGTAACAACACAACAGAGGTCGAAATTGAGGTCACAGAACCCTCACCGGGTCCAGGACCTTCACCAGGCAAGGTGCCGATGCAGCCAACGGGTGTTCCGGTAGCTGCACTTATGGCGGGCCTCATGCTCCTGGCTGCGGGTTCAGCCATGTCAAGGAGAAGATAA